Below is a genomic region from Planctomycetia bacterium.
CGTAACGCGGGGAATATCGTTCCGCCGCATGGGGCCGCCAACGGAGGGGAGGCAGCAACCATTGAGTTTGCTGTCGCCGGGCTGGGCGTGAAGGACATTATCATCTGCGGGCATACACATTGCGGAGCAATGAAAGGATTGCTCAAACCCGAAATTGTAGAAGGCTTGCCCGCGATGGCTGCTTGGCTGAGTCATGCTGCCACCACGCAACGGATTGTGAAAGATAATTACGCCCATCTGGAAGGTGATCCGCTCGTGACAGCGACAGTAGAAGAGAATGTGCTCGTGCAACTGGAGAATCTGCGCACGCTGCCCAGTGTTGCCTCCCGCCTGGTCAAGGGCGATCTGCACCTGCATGGCTGGGTCTATAAAATTGAAACTGGCGATGTGTTTGGTTACGACCGTGAGGAAGGCCAGTTCATTCCCATTTCGCAGTATCATTATCCGGAAAGTGAATCGAATGTGCGACGGCGCACGATTGGCACGATTTAATCTTTCTTCAGTCTGATGATGCGGTTGTTGCTGCTGTCAGCGATGTAGAG
It encodes:
- a CDS encoding carbonic anhydrase; this encodes MQKLIKGIHHFQNKNFRPLKDLFEQLSHGQNPETLFITCSDSRIDPNLLTRSKPGELFILRNAGNIVPPHGAANGGEAATIEFAVAGLGVKDIIICGHTHCGAMKGLLKPEIVEGLPAMAAWLSHAATTQRIVKDNYAHLEGDPLVTATVEENVLVQLENLRTLPSVASRLVKGDLHLHGWVYKIETGDVFGYDREEGQFIPISQYHYPESESNVRRRTIGTI